The following are encoded together in the Thermomonas brevis genome:
- a CDS encoding DoxX family protein encodes MNDLPAPPDRALLGFRLLLALLIGIHGWYRLLHGGSPVFGEWLQGQGVPLPYAVAWGVTLGEIAGSACLALGLWVRPFALLFIGIYAMGIVLVHAPDGWFVVGAGRNGMEYSVLLIGGLALVAMRVRAPLWRAMSRR; translated from the coding sequence ATGAATGACCTCCCCGCCCCGCCCGACCGCGCGCTGCTCGGCTTCCGCCTGCTGCTGGCCCTGCTGATCGGCATCCACGGCTGGTACCGCCTGCTGCACGGCGGCAGCCCGGTGTTCGGCGAATGGCTGCAAGGCCAAGGCGTCCCGCTGCCGTACGCCGTGGCCTGGGGCGTGACCCTCGGCGAGATCGCCGGCTCGGCCTGCCTCGCGCTCGGCCTGTGGGTGCGCCCGTTCGCGCTGCTGTTCATCGGCATCTACGCGATGGGCATCGTCCTGGTGCACGCGCCGGACGGCTGGTTCGTGGTCGGCGCCGGCCGCAACGGCATGGAGTACAGCGTGCTGCTGATCGGCGGGCTGGCGCTGGTGGCGATGCGCGTCCGCGCGCCGCTGTGGCGGGCGATGTCGCGCCGCTGA
- a CDS encoding DoxX family protein — MGAIHPREPRDRPASSRGFFLPPPALSRLARGYPWWPLPDALRLLRIVTALLFMAHASMRFVYASIPQFSRFMEAHGFPHGELWVLAITAYELGAGTLLLLDRGVRWAATGLAVIAATGIWLIHRHSGWFVGEHGVGGSEYSVALLAMLLVVAANDAARADRLSSSNKEPA, encoded by the coding sequence ATGGGCGCGATCCACCCCCGGGAACCGCGGGACAGGCCGGCATCGTCCCGCGGTTTTTTTCTTCCGCCGCCCGCGCTGTCCCGGCTGGCGCGCGGCTACCCGTGGTGGCCGCTGCCCGACGCGCTGCGGCTGCTGCGCATCGTCACCGCCCTGCTGTTCATGGCGCACGCGTCGATGCGCTTCGTCTACGCCAGCATCCCGCAGTTCTCGCGGTTCATGGAGGCGCACGGCTTCCCGCACGGCGAACTCTGGGTGCTGGCGATCACCGCCTACGAACTGGGCGCGGGCACCCTGCTGCTGCTCGACCGCGGCGTGCGCTGGGCGGCCACCGGCCTGGCGGTCATCGCCGCCACCGGCATCTGGCTGATCCACCGCCACAGCGGCTGGTTCGTGGGCGAACACGGCGTCGGCGGCAGCGAGTACAGCGTGGCGCTGCTGGCGATGCTGCTGGTGGTGGCCGCGAACGACGCCGCGCGCGCGGACCGCCTCTCTTCGTCGAACAAGGAACCGGCATGA
- a CDS encoding TonB-dependent receptor — MPASIHSNRCKRTALCLALAAGLGLAGLASAQSNAAGAIYGRAAQGDTVTIENPATGFRRELTVGADGNFRAPQTPSGSYTVTLRRADGSVRVRERVAVSVGTGTQVDFGGGDATTLDAVTVTAGAINPVDVSSVESTTILSAQQIASIPVARDATSVALLAPGTVRGDAAFGNLASFGGSSVAENAYYVNGFNITNAFNNLAFAQIPFEAIAEQQVKTGGYGAEFGRSTGGVVNLITKRGTNDFEAGGAAYWTPSSLSGRTPDIHLNNGDLLEDNAKDDAEQSSVALWAGGALVKDRLFAWGIAQFARNQTDAWGDVNAGRNTAARTRSPTWLLKLDWNISENHLLELTSFSDTARTTRTVYGNGEGALDRTGVLGTVHTEQGGTSHALKYTGYLSDDFTLSALYGYGKFSRSIYGISANGTRQEWSGDLDAPDTGCPVIVDQRLSTLLGATPAIHGCDFIGGTLGRPDAGDTRRQFRVDAEWQLGDHQLRFGYDADRFTSVAGGAVEGGQVWTYATIDPDGVPLNGDDTDFAVNVVFKNGATVDVNQRAFYVEDSWQVTPNFLAYAGLRWDSFENRNGLGQAYVSIDNQLGPRLGFAWDVNGDASFKVFGNAGRYALPLTATVAVRGASASIFSQQLFFYDSVDPATGAPVGATPFTPVTYLNNEFGANKDPRTIASENLQPMYQDEYILGFQQRMGEHWSLGLRAVHRKLQRAIDDNCDERAIYDWALGNGFVDPDGDPFQAPEDSTVPREIAFVNPGFTFCHLYNPGSDGIFNIDIDGDGTLEKVTIDADTLGPKAKRTYSAAEFFFEGHWDRLFLQGSYTWARSNGNTEGGVKSDIGQADTGTTQDFDYRELMLGAYGPLPNDRRHTLKLFGNYEFNERWSVGGNLLLQSGRPINCFGVYGSDPLHYGASYFSCSDAPGSDDDGDGVLDNGTDVVARGGGGRTPWQRQLDLNVAWKPAFADGRLTLKLDVFNVFDTRTVTSVVETAETNEGSPLFGTVYKVPTGFQAPRAVRFMVQYAF; from the coding sequence ATGCCTGCCTCCATCCACAGCAACCGCTGCAAACGCACCGCCCTCTGCCTGGCGCTGGCCGCCGGCCTCGGCCTCGCCGGACTCGCTTCCGCGCAGAGCAACGCCGCCGGCGCCATCTACGGACGCGCCGCGCAGGGCGACACGGTGACCATCGAGAATCCCGCCACCGGCTTCCGCCGCGAACTCACGGTCGGCGCCGACGGCAACTTCCGCGCGCCGCAGACGCCGTCCGGCAGCTACACGGTGACGCTGCGCCGCGCCGACGGCAGCGTGCGCGTGCGCGAACGCGTGGCGGTGAGCGTCGGCACCGGCACCCAGGTGGACTTCGGCGGCGGCGACGCCACCACGCTGGACGCGGTGACGGTGACCGCCGGCGCCATCAACCCGGTGGACGTCTCCTCGGTGGAATCCACCACCATCCTCAGCGCGCAGCAGATCGCCAGCATCCCGGTGGCGCGCGACGCCACCAGTGTCGCCCTGCTCGCGCCCGGCACCGTGCGCGGCGACGCCGCGTTCGGCAACCTGGCCTCGTTCGGCGGTTCCTCGGTGGCGGAGAACGCCTACTACGTCAACGGCTTCAACATCACCAACGCGTTCAACAACCTCGCCTTCGCGCAGATCCCGTTCGAGGCGATCGCCGAGCAGCAGGTCAAGACCGGCGGCTACGGCGCGGAGTTCGGTCGTTCCACCGGCGGCGTGGTCAACCTGATCACCAAGCGCGGCACCAACGACTTCGAAGCCGGCGGCGCGGCGTACTGGACGCCGTCGTCGCTGTCCGGCAGAACGCCGGACATCCACCTCAACAACGGCGACCTGCTGGAAGACAACGCGAAGGACGACGCCGAGCAGTCGAGCGTCGCGCTGTGGGCCGGCGGCGCGCTGGTCAAGGATCGCCTGTTCGCCTGGGGCATCGCGCAGTTCGCGCGCAACCAAACCGACGCTTGGGGCGACGTCAACGCCGGCCGCAACACCGCGGCGCGCACGCGCTCGCCGACCTGGCTGCTGAAGCTGGACTGGAACATCAGCGAGAACCACCTGCTGGAGCTGACCAGCTTCTCCGACACCGCCCGCACCACCCGGACCGTGTACGGCAACGGCGAGGGCGCGCTCGACCGCACCGGCGTGCTCGGCACCGTGCATACCGAGCAGGGCGGCACCAGCCACGCGCTGAAGTACACCGGCTACCTGAGCGACGACTTCACCCTGTCCGCGCTGTACGGCTACGGGAAATTCTCGCGCAGCATCTACGGCATCTCCGCCAACGGCACCCGCCAGGAATGGTCGGGCGACCTCGACGCGCCCGACACCGGCTGCCCGGTGATCGTGGACCAGCGCCTGTCCACCCTGCTCGGCGCGACGCCGGCGATCCACGGCTGCGACTTCATCGGCGGCACGCTCGGCCGGCCCGACGCCGGCGACACCCGCCGCCAGTTCCGCGTCGACGCCGAATGGCAGCTCGGCGATCACCAATTGCGCTTCGGCTACGACGCCGACCGCTTCACCTCGGTGGCCGGCGGCGCGGTCGAGGGCGGCCAGGTCTGGACCTACGCCACCATCGACCCGGACGGCGTGCCGCTGAACGGCGACGACACCGACTTCGCGGTCAACGTGGTGTTCAAGAACGGCGCCACCGTGGACGTGAACCAGCGCGCCTTCTACGTCGAGGACAGCTGGCAGGTCACGCCGAACTTCCTCGCCTACGCCGGCCTGCGCTGGGACAGCTTCGAGAACAGGAACGGGCTGGGCCAGGCCTACGTCTCCATCGACAACCAGCTCGGCCCGCGCCTGGGCTTCGCCTGGGACGTCAACGGCGACGCCTCGTTCAAGGTGTTCGGCAACGCCGGCCGCTACGCGCTGCCGCTGACCGCCACGGTGGCGGTGCGCGGCGCCAGCGCCTCGATCTTCAGCCAGCAGCTGTTCTTCTACGACAGCGTCGATCCCGCCACCGGCGCGCCGGTCGGGGCGACGCCGTTCACCCCGGTGACCTACCTCAACAACGAGTTCGGCGCGAACAAGGACCCGCGCACCATCGCCTCCGAGAACCTGCAGCCGATGTACCAGGACGAATACATCCTCGGCTTCCAGCAGCGGATGGGCGAGCACTGGTCGCTCGGCCTGCGCGCGGTGCACCGCAAGCTGCAGCGCGCCATCGACGACAACTGCGACGAGCGCGCGATCTACGACTGGGCGCTGGGCAACGGCTTCGTCGATCCCGACGGCGACCCGTTCCAGGCGCCCGAGGACAGCACCGTCCCCAGGGAGATCGCCTTCGTCAATCCGGGCTTCACCTTCTGCCACCTCTACAACCCCGGCAGCGACGGCATCTTCAACATCGACATCGACGGCGACGGCACGCTGGAGAAGGTGACCATCGACGCCGATACGCTGGGCCCGAAGGCCAAGCGCACCTATTCGGCGGCCGAGTTCTTCTTCGAGGGCCACTGGGACAGGCTGTTCCTGCAAGGCTCCTACACCTGGGCGCGCAGCAACGGCAACACCGAGGGCGGGGTGAAGTCCGACATCGGCCAGGCCGACACCGGCACCACCCAGGACTTCGACTACCGCGAACTGATGCTGGGCGCGTACGGCCCGCTGCCGAACGACCGCCGCCACACGCTCAAGCTGTTCGGCAACTACGAGTTCAACGAGCGCTGGTCGGTGGGCGGCAACCTGCTGCTGCAGTCGGGGCGGCCGATCAACTGCTTCGGCGTGTACGGCAGCGACCCGCTGCACTACGGCGCCTCGTATTTCTCGTGCAGCGACGCGCCGGGCAGCGACGACGACGGCGACGGCGTGCTCGACAACGGCACCGACGTGGTGGCGCGCGGCGGCGGCGGGCGCACGCCGTGGCAGCGCCAGCTCGACCTCAATGTGGCGTGGAAGCCGGCGTTCGCCGACGGCCGGCTGACCCTCAAGCTGGACGTGTTCAACGTGTTCGACACGCGCACGGTCACCAGCGTGGTCGAGACCGCCGAGACCAACGAGGGCAGCCCGCTGTTCGGCACCGTGTACAAGGTGCCGACCGGCTTCCAGGCGCCGCGCGCGGTGCGCTTCATGGTCCAGTACGCCTTCTGA
- a CDS encoding sensor histidine kinase — protein sequence MHRDDPIPKPAPRRAWWPLWLSAFAGWTAYGLLYAFQTMSMAADMGKTYAWSDVLRTSLVGMWGWVPLTVGLFWLVVRFPIRRGNVLRACTVLMLAALAAVVLRAVFIYALDPWIQWYDAPPDFWADVMTTSLHSNVLVSWVVIGLAHALLFAGQAREQERRAAELQARLTQARLDAISAQLNPHFLFNALNSIAELVHHDAARADRMLVGLSALLRRSLDSSRLQWVGLREELELLAQYLDIEKVRLGERLQVHWHVAEDCLDEAVPPLLLQPLVENAVVHGIARRLRPGNLRIAAGFVPGALWLEVEDDGADGQPDIEGHGIGLANTRARLQALYGADAALMIAPTEAGGTRVSLRLPHAQGASASLRDGPAPAFRFDEAAAR from the coding sequence ATGCACCGCGACGACCCGATCCCGAAGCCCGCGCCGCGCCGCGCGTGGTGGCCGCTGTGGCTGTCAGCCTTCGCCGGCTGGACGGCCTACGGCCTGCTGTACGCCTTCCAGACCATGTCGATGGCGGCGGACATGGGCAAGACCTACGCCTGGTCCGACGTGCTGCGCACCAGTCTGGTCGGCATGTGGGGCTGGGTGCCGCTGACCGTGGGCCTGTTCTGGCTGGTGGTGCGCTTCCCGATCCGCCGCGGCAACGTGTTGCGCGCCTGCACCGTGCTGATGCTGGCCGCGCTGGCGGCGGTGGTGCTGCGCGCGGTGTTCATCTACGCGCTGGACCCGTGGATCCAGTGGTACGACGCGCCGCCGGATTTCTGGGCCGACGTGATGACCACCAGCCTGCACAGCAACGTGCTGGTCAGCTGGGTGGTGATCGGCCTCGCCCATGCGCTGCTGTTCGCCGGCCAGGCGCGCGAGCAGGAGCGCCGCGCCGCCGAACTGCAGGCGCGGCTGACCCAGGCGCGGCTGGACGCGATTTCCGCCCAGCTCAATCCGCATTTTCTGTTCAACGCGCTGAACTCCATCGCCGAATTGGTGCACCACGACGCCGCCCGCGCCGACCGCATGCTGGTGGGCCTGTCAGCGTTGCTGCGGCGCAGCCTGGACAGCTCGCGGCTGCAATGGGTGGGGCTGCGCGAGGAACTGGAACTGCTGGCGCAATACCTCGACATCGAGAAAGTGCGCCTGGGTGAGCGCCTGCAGGTGCACTGGCACGTCGCCGAGGACTGCCTGGACGAAGCGGTGCCGCCGCTGCTGCTGCAGCCGCTGGTGGAGAACGCGGTGGTGCACGGCATCGCCCGTCGCCTGCGTCCCGGCAACCTGCGCATCGCCGCCGGTTTCGTGCCGGGCGCGCTGTGGCTGGAAGTGGAGGACGACGGCGCCGACGGCCAGCCCGACATCGAGGGCCACGGCATCGGCCTCGCCAACACTCGCGCGCGCCTGCAGGCGCTGTACGGCGCCGATGCGGCATTGATGATCGCGCCTACCGAGGCCGGTGGCACCCGGGTCAGCCTGCGCCTGCCGCATGCGCAGGGCGCGAGCGCGTCCCTGCGCGACGGTCCCGCGCCCGCGTTCCGCTTCGACGAGGCGGCGGCGCGATGA
- a CDS encoding LytR/AlgR family response regulator transcription factor: MTALRVVIADDEPLARLRLRRLLSAMPGLEVVAECASGIEVMQLLPDCPCDLLFLDIQMPGADGFQALEHVVARPRAVVFVTAYAEHAVRAFDVQAVDYLLKPIAAGRLQQAVERAQRALVADAPVPASAPVPRRLALPIGRRMQMVELDELDCALAQANYVELKVGERSFVLRDTISGFHARLDPQRFLRIHRSAVVRIDAIREVEPLASGRYRVNLHSGLRLVSGRSYRDALRGALGLAAEPAAYVDA; this comes from the coding sequence ATGACCGCGCTGCGCGTGGTCATCGCCGACGACGAACCGCTGGCCCGCCTGCGGCTGCGCCGGCTGCTGTCGGCGATGCCGGGCCTGGAGGTGGTGGCCGAATGCGCCAGCGGCATCGAGGTGATGCAGCTGCTGCCGGACTGCCCCTGCGACCTGCTGTTCCTCGACATCCAGATGCCGGGCGCGGACGGCTTCCAGGCGCTGGAGCACGTGGTGGCGCGGCCGCGCGCGGTGGTGTTCGTCACCGCCTACGCGGAGCACGCGGTGCGCGCCTTCGACGTGCAGGCGGTGGACTACCTGCTCAAGCCGATCGCCGCCGGGCGATTGCAGCAGGCGGTGGAGCGCGCGCAGCGCGCGCTGGTTGCCGATGCGCCGGTCCCGGCTTCGGCGCCGGTGCCGCGCCGACTGGCGCTGCCGATCGGCCGGCGCATGCAGATGGTGGAGCTGGACGAACTGGACTGCGCGCTGGCGCAGGCCAACTACGTCGAGCTGAAGGTCGGGGAGCGCAGCTTCGTCCTGCGCGACACCATCAGCGGCTTCCACGCGCGGCTGGACCCGCAGCGCTTCCTGCGCATCCATCGCTCGGCGGTGGTGCGCATCGACGCGATCCGCGAAGTGGAGCCGCTGGCCTCGGGCCGCTACCGGGTCAACCTGCACAGCGGCCTGCGCCTGGTCTCCGGCCGCAGCTACCGCGACGCCCTGCGCGGCGCGCTGGGGCTGGCGGCGGAGCCGGCCGCCTATGTCGACGCCTGA
- a CDS encoding MBL fold metallo-hydrolase RNA specificity domain-containing protein yields the protein MRVHFHGAAGEVTGSMHLVEAAGRRILIDCGMVQGSPEAEARNFAPFPFDAAGIDALVLSHAHIDHVGRVPRLTMAGFDGPIYAQAATADLLPIMLMDSASLAESDAERANRKRKPGQPEAMPLYTREDVRDALKQVRPLPYAARTELFPGVEIAFRDAGHILGSSIVELWADGRKLVFSGDLGMKGTPILRDPEPVREADLLLMESTYGNRNHRQRSETVHELGEILDAAWKDRGNVLIPAFAVGRTQELLYWFARHWDDWDMARWRIYLDSPMASKVVQVYDRHHELFDAEAREVWRGTPNPFRLPNLRVTETAEESMSINRLHGGAIIIAGNGMANGGRILHHMRQNLPRRQTRIVFVGYQAEGTIGRRLVEGARWVRIHGHDVRVNAHRHTVGGLSAHADQQGLLDWYAGFAPSPPLALVHGEDIAREALAGEIHERHGVEALLARPGMALDV from the coding sequence ATGCGCGTGCATTTCCACGGCGCGGCCGGCGAGGTCACCGGCTCGATGCATCTCGTCGAAGCGGCCGGCCGGCGCATCCTGATCGACTGCGGCATGGTGCAGGGCAGCCCGGAGGCCGAGGCGCGCAACTTCGCGCCGTTCCCGTTCGACGCTGCCGGCATCGACGCGCTGGTGCTCAGCCACGCCCACATCGACCACGTCGGCCGGGTGCCGCGGCTGACCATGGCCGGCTTCGACGGGCCGATCTACGCCCAGGCCGCCACCGCCGACCTGCTGCCGATCATGCTGATGGACTCGGCTTCGCTGGCGGAAAGCGATGCCGAGCGCGCCAACCGCAAGCGCAAGCCCGGTCAGCCGGAGGCGATGCCGCTGTACACCCGCGAGGACGTGCGCGACGCGCTGAAGCAGGTGCGCCCGCTGCCCTACGCCGCACGCACCGAGCTGTTCCCGGGCGTCGAGATCGCCTTCCGCGACGCCGGCCACATCCTCGGGTCGAGCATCGTCGAGCTGTGGGCCGACGGCCGCAAGCTGGTGTTCTCCGGCGACCTCGGCATGAAGGGCACGCCGATCCTGCGCGACCCGGAGCCCGTGCGCGAGGCCGACCTGCTGCTGATGGAATCCACCTACGGCAACCGCAACCACCGCCAGCGCAGCGAGACGGTGCACGAGCTGGGCGAGATCCTCGACGCCGCGTGGAAGGACCGCGGCAACGTGCTGATCCCGGCGTTCGCGGTGGGCCGCACGCAGGAACTGCTGTACTGGTTCGCTCGCCACTGGGACGACTGGGACATGGCGCGCTGGCGCATCTACCTCGACAGCCCGATGGCCTCGAAGGTGGTGCAGGTCTACGACCGCCACCACGAACTGTTCGACGCCGAGGCGCGCGAAGTCTGGCGCGGCACGCCCAACCCGTTTCGCCTGCCCAACCTGCGCGTCACCGAAACCGCCGAGGAATCGATGTCGATCAACCGCCTGCACGGCGGCGCGATCATCATCGCGGGCAACGGCATGGCCAACGGCGGCCGCATCCTCCACCACATGCGACAGAACCTGCCGCGCCGGCAGACCCGCATCGTGTTCGTCGGCTACCAGGCCGAGGGCACCATCGGCCGGCGGCTGGTGGAGGGCGCGCGCTGGGTGCGCATCCACGGCCACGACGTGCGCGTCAACGCGCATCGGCACACGGTGGGCGGGCTGTCCGCGCACGCCGACCAGCAGGGCCTGCTGGACTGGTACGCCGGCTTCGCGCCGTCGCCGCCGCTGGCGCTGGTGCACGGCGAGGACATCGCCCGCGAGGCGCTGGCCGGCGAGATCCACGAACGCCACGGCGTGGAAGCGCTGCTGGCGCGGCCCGGCATGGCGCTGGACGTTTAG
- a CDS encoding DUF1801 domain-containing protein, with protein MGEPKTRAGDASVAGFLAQQPGERREDCEAVSAMMQAATGEPARMWGGSIVGFGKYAYVSSGKTNEWPLVGFSPRKNELVLYLTAGFDDAGALLDKLGRHRTGKACLYVKRMADVDAQVLRRLIDASVEAMEAKRIR; from the coding sequence ATGGGCGAACCGAAGACCAGGGCCGGCGACGCGTCCGTCGCGGGCTTCCTCGCGCAGCAGCCGGGCGAACGCCGCGAGGACTGCGAGGCCGTCTCCGCGATGATGCAGGCCGCCACCGGCGAGCCGGCGAGGATGTGGGGCGGCAGCATCGTCGGCTTCGGCAAGTACGCCTACGTCAGCTCCGGCAAGACCAACGAATGGCCGCTGGTCGGCTTCTCGCCGCGCAAGAACGAGCTGGTGCTGTACCTGACGGCCGGCTTCGACGATGCGGGCGCGCTGCTGGACAAGCTGGGCAGGCACCGGACCGGCAAGGCCTGCCTCTACGTCAAGCGCATGGCCGACGTGGACGCGCAGGTGCTGCGCCGGCTGATCGACGCCTCGGTCGAGGCGATGGAAGCGAAGCGGATCCGCTGA
- a CDS encoding low temperature requirement protein A, whose amino-acid sequence MPMRQRIPVLREPGAERSRVGEVELFYDLVFVFAITQLSHGLLEQLTPLGALRTGLLFLGVWWMWIYTAWTTNWLNPDSTPVRQLLFVMMLLGLAMSSALPLAFAGKGLLFALAYVAQHALRTLYVVRAFGPRTPLGRNFLRILVWLAASGACWILGGLSDPLPRMGWWVAALAIEFLGPVSLFRVPGLGASSTSDWKVDPHHMAERCGLFVIIALGESLLVTGATFAGLPWNGPQALAFLTAFLGSVAMWWVYFDTGAERATRHFEHAEDRGKVARLAYTYLHIPIIAGIVLCAVADELVLAHPDHATGAGVAAILGGPFVYLLGNALFKWATNPRPLPPFSHMAGLALLGALAPFAFRHAFSALTLGMLTTGVMILVAVWEWLSLHRRPEPAH is encoded by the coding sequence ATGCCGATGCGCCAGCGCATCCCGGTCCTGCGCGAACCCGGCGCGGAGCGCAGCCGGGTCGGCGAGGTCGAGCTGTTCTACGACCTCGTCTTCGTGTTCGCCATCACCCAGCTCTCGCACGGGCTGCTGGAGCAGCTGACCCCGCTGGGCGCGCTGCGCACCGGGCTGCTGTTCCTCGGCGTGTGGTGGATGTGGATCTACACGGCCTGGACGACCAACTGGCTCAATCCCGATTCGACCCCGGTGCGGCAGCTGCTGTTCGTGATGATGCTGCTGGGGCTGGCGATGTCGTCGGCGCTGCCGCTGGCCTTCGCCGGCAAGGGCCTGCTGTTCGCGCTGGCCTACGTCGCCCAGCACGCGCTGCGCACGCTGTACGTGGTGCGTGCGTTCGGCCCGCGCACGCCGCTGGGGCGCAACTTCCTGCGCATCCTGGTCTGGCTGGCGGCGTCCGGCGCGTGCTGGATCCTGGGCGGCCTGTCCGATCCGCTGCCGCGCATGGGCTGGTGGGTGGCGGCGCTCGCCATCGAGTTCCTGGGCCCGGTGTCGCTGTTCCGCGTACCCGGCCTAGGCGCCTCGTCCACCAGCGACTGGAAGGTCGATCCGCACCACATGGCCGAGCGCTGCGGCCTGTTCGTGATCATCGCGCTGGGCGAATCGCTGCTGGTCACCGGCGCGACCTTCGCCGGCCTGCCCTGGAACGGCCCGCAGGCGCTGGCCTTCCTCACCGCCTTCCTCGGCAGCGTGGCGATGTGGTGGGTGTATTTCGACACCGGCGCGGAGCGCGCCACCCGCCACTTCGAGCACGCCGAGGACCGCGGCAAGGTGGCGCGGCTGGCCTACACCTACCTGCACATCCCGATCATCGCCGGCATCGTGCTGTGCGCGGTCGCCGACGAACTGGTGCTGGCGCATCCCGACCACGCGACCGGCGCCGGCGTCGCCGCCATCCTCGGCGGCCCGTTCGTCTACCTGCTCGGCAACGCCCTGTTCAAGTGGGCGACCAATCCGCGCCCGCTGCCGCCGTTCTCGCACATGGCCGGGCTGGCGCTGCTGGGCGCGCTGGCGCCGTTCGCGTTCCGGCACGCGTTCAGCGCGCTCACGCTGGGGATGCTGACCACCGGCGTGATGATCCTGGTGGCGGTGTGGGAATGGCTGTCGCTGCACCGCCGGCCGGAGCCCGCGCACTGA
- a CDS encoding DEAD/DEAH box helicase: MSFDTLGLAPALLRALADYGYENPTPIQAQAIPLILAGHDVLGGAQTGTGKTAAFGLPLLQKLAELPKPEGLHRPRVLVLTPTRELAVQITENLRAYAKHLRINVTSLFGGVGMQPQVEAFRRGVDVLVACPGRLIDHLDRGTCKLGDVQMLVLDEADRMLDMGFLPSIKRVMKHVPHQRQTLLFSATFEPRIKALALEFMREPQQVQVAAQNTVIETISHHAHPVDSAKKRDLLVDILARRHTEQVLVFGKTKHGCNRLAEQLEKAGLPALAIHGNKSQAARQKALNEFKSGKIRILVATDVAARGLDIPDLPLVINHDLPMVAEDYVHRIGRTGRNGATGEAISLVSPDEANLLRQIQKLLGREIAMETVPGFEPSRAIRSDAKPFDNAPRGPRPARARRPHGKPRTAEAHAHAHTGPKPAREGQRGDAARRGGRQGAPRRDSRS, from the coding sequence ATGTCGTTCGACACCCTGGGCCTTGCGCCCGCGCTGCTGCGCGCGCTGGCCGACTACGGCTACGAAAATCCCACCCCGATCCAGGCGCAGGCCATCCCGCTGATCCTGGCCGGCCACGACGTGCTCGGCGGCGCCCAGACCGGCACCGGCAAGACCGCCGCGTTCGGCCTGCCGCTGCTGCAGAAGCTGGCCGAGCTGCCCAAGCCCGAGGGCCTGCACCGCCCGCGCGTGCTGGTGCTGACCCCCACCCGCGAGCTGGCGGTGCAGATCACCGAGAACCTGCGCGCCTACGCCAAGCATCTGCGCATCAACGTCACCTCGCTGTTCGGCGGCGTCGGCATGCAGCCGCAGGTGGAAGCGTTCCGCCGCGGCGTGGACGTGCTGGTGGCCTGCCCGGGCCGGCTGATCGACCACCTCGACCGCGGCACCTGCAAGCTCGGCGACGTGCAGATGCTGGTGCTGGACGAGGCCGACCGCATGCTCGACATGGGCTTCCTGCCGTCGATCAAGCGGGTGATGAAGCACGTGCCGCACCAGCGCCAGACTCTGCTGTTCTCGGCCACCTTCGAGCCGCGCATCAAGGCGCTGGCGCTGGAGTTCATGCGCGAGCCGCAGCAGGTGCAGGTGGCCGCGCAGAACACCGTGATCGAGACCATCAGCCACCATGCGCACCCGGTGGACAGCGCGAAGAAGCGCGACCTGCTGGTCGACATCCTGGCCCGCCGCCACACCGAACAGGTGCTGGTGTTCGGCAAGACCAAGCACGGCTGCAACCGCCTGGCGGAACAGTTGGAGAAGGCCGGTCTGCCGGCGCTGGCGATCCATGGCAACAAGAGCCAGGCCGCCCGCCAGAAGGCGCTGAACGAGTTCAAGAGCGGCAAGATCCGCATCCTGGTCGCCACCGACGTGGCCGCGCGCGGCCTCGACATTCCGGACCTGCCGCTGGTCATCAACCACGACCTGCCGATGGTGGCCGAGGACTATGTGCATCGCATCGGCCGTACCGGCCGCAACGGCGCGACCGGCGAGGCCATCTCGCTGGTGTCGCCGGACGAGGCCAACCTGCTGCGCCAGATCCAGAAGCTGCTGGGCCGCGAGATCGCGATGGAGACCGTGCCGGGCTTCGAGCCCTCGCGCGCGATCCGCAGCGACGCCAAACCGTTCGACAACGCCCCGCGCGGCCCGCGCCCGGCGCGCGCCCGCCGCCCGCACGGCAAGCCGCGCACCGCCGAAGCGCACGCCCACGCCCACACCGGGCCGAAGCCGGCGCGCGAAGGCCAGCGTGGCGACGCGGCGCGCCGCGGCGGCCGGCAGGGCGCGCCCCGGCGCGATTCGCGCTCGTAA